A window of the Isosphaera pallida ATCC 43644 genome harbors these coding sequences:
- the mgtE gene encoding magnesium transporter, translated as MLRHPLLAPDLEDFLACGEAEAVREFLEEHEPPVIAEMLADLPSERAQDALGMLDPRTAAQVFSYFDAEDQERALLGMPPERAAGLLQHMPHDDRADLVARFDDEVIEPILRRLARAEREDIRRLASYEPGTAGAVMTTDYAALSARQTVREALEQLRREAPDRETIDPSFVVDHKRRLLGVVSLKTLVLSRPSKRIEEVMTDRNLITAQLDEDQEEVARKIAKYDLLALPVLDADHQLVGIVTHDDAVDILQREQTEDLLALTGVQSQADDADEGYWNPPVVTVVRRRVVWLVALFVSGMMTATVTDSFGGALGPELVALLSAFVPMLIGTGGNAGSQTVGTVIRGLALEEIQTSDLLRVIRREGLTGLILGLLMGPMGMLFVVSMGRPLVAGLVVGLAIVGICLWANIVGAIVPLIAKRLNIDPAIVSAPMISTLVDVTGMIIYYGIALLILVRLRLLE; from the coding sequence ATGCTGCGTCACCCTCTGCTCGCGCCCGACCTGGAAGATTTCCTCGCGTGCGGCGAGGCAGAGGCGGTGCGCGAGTTTCTGGAGGAGCATGAGCCGCCGGTCATCGCCGAGATGCTCGCCGACCTGCCCAGCGAACGCGCCCAGGATGCGTTGGGGATGCTCGATCCCCGGACCGCCGCGCAGGTTTTCAGTTACTTCGACGCGGAGGATCAAGAGCGGGCGTTGTTGGGGATGCCCCCCGAACGTGCCGCCGGGTTGCTCCAGCACATGCCCCATGACGACCGGGCCGACCTGGTGGCCCGGTTCGACGACGAGGTGATCGAGCCGATTTTGCGGCGTCTGGCCCGCGCTGAACGCGAGGACATCCGCCGTTTGGCCAGTTACGAACCGGGGACGGCCGGGGCGGTCATGACCACGGACTACGCCGCCCTCTCGGCGCGTCAGACCGTCCGCGAGGCACTGGAGCAACTGCGCCGCGAAGCGCCCGACCGCGAGACGATCGACCCGAGTTTTGTGGTCGACCACAAGCGGCGGCTGTTGGGGGTCGTGTCGCTCAAGACCTTAGTGCTGTCCCGACCCTCCAAGCGGATCGAAGAGGTCATGACCGACCGCAACCTGATCACCGCCCAACTCGACGAGGACCAGGAGGAGGTGGCCCGCAAGATCGCCAAGTACGACCTGTTAGCCCTGCCGGTCCTCGACGCCGACCACCAACTGGTGGGGATCGTCACCCACGACGACGCGGTGGACATCCTTCAACGCGAGCAAACCGAGGACCTGTTGGCCCTGACCGGTGTGCAATCCCAGGCCGACGACGCCGACGAGGGCTACTGGAATCCGCCGGTGGTCACGGTGGTGCGGCGACGCGTGGTCTGGCTGGTGGCCTTGTTCGTCTCCGGGATGATGACCGCCACCGTCACCGACTCGTTCGGCGGGGCGCTGGGGCCGGAACTCGTGGCGCTTCTCAGCGCGTTTGTGCCGATGCTGATCGGCACTGGCGGCAACGCCGGCAGCCAGACGGTCGGCACTGTCATCCGCGGCTTGGCTCTGGAGGAGATTCAGACCAGCGACCTGCTTCGGGTGATCCGTCGGGAGGGTCTAACCGGCTTGATTCTGGGCTTGTTGATGGGTCCAATGGGGATGCTCTTCGTGGTGAGCATGGGGCGTCCCCTGGTGGCTGGTTTGGTGGTCGGGCTGGCGATTGTAGGCATTTGTTTGTGGGCCAACATCGTCGGTGCGATCGTTCCCCTCATCGCCAAGCGGCTCAACATCGACCCAGCGATTGTGTCGGCACCGATGATCTCCACACTGGTCGATGTTACAGGGATGATCATTTATTACGGCATCGCGTTGCTCATTCTGGTCCGGCTCCGGTTGTTAGAGTGA
- a CDS encoding DUF3500 domain-containing protein, translated as MNDARSEVCPECGSNPLDRGESASRRAFLKTIGLSAAGLTLSGRGWVEAATITPFGRIEPPQVGPSPTSAAESAAARLFASLDSEQKGILHLPFSSPLRRRINANWAVTRLTIDDLTTEQQALAREAVRAVMSPDGYERMLKQMEEDYGGLGSYHLAFFGQPWGQAKTEEEASEGFEFVLTGRHVTLRADGNTNPGVAFGGPIVYGHGAGDGEAGLPGNVYYNQTRTANQVFQALDGPQRKAALLPKAPAETSVKVQGDHGSFPGLAVGELSSDQKELFRSVLKTLLAPYREEDQTEAMALIEAQGGLDRLHIAFYETGDLGNDREWDIWRIEGPSAVFHFRGSPHVHAYINVAKNA; from the coding sequence GTGAACGACGCACGTAGTGAAGTCTGTCCCGAATGTGGATCGAACCCGTTGGATCGGGGTGAGTCGGCGAGTCGTCGCGCTTTCCTCAAGACGATCGGTCTGAGCGCCGCGGGGTTGACGTTGAGTGGTCGGGGTTGGGTCGAAGCGGCGACGATCACGCCGTTCGGACGGATCGAGCCGCCCCAGGTCGGTCCCTCGCCGACAAGCGCCGCGGAGTCGGCGGCGGCTCGTTTGTTCGCCAGCCTCGACAGCGAGCAGAAAGGGATTCTTCACCTGCCGTTTTCCAGCCCGCTGCGGCGTCGGATCAACGCCAACTGGGCTGTCACGCGACTGACAATCGACGACCTGACCACCGAGCAACAAGCGCTGGCCCGCGAAGCGGTGCGAGCGGTGATGAGTCCTGATGGTTACGAGCGGATGCTCAAGCAGATGGAGGAGGATTACGGAGGGCTCGGTAGCTACCACCTGGCGTTCTTTGGCCAACCGTGGGGCCAGGCCAAAACCGAGGAGGAGGCGTCGGAAGGGTTCGAGTTCGTGCTGACCGGCCGTCACGTCACCTTGAGAGCCGACGGCAACACTAACCCCGGTGTCGCCTTCGGTGGACCGATCGTTTACGGCCACGGTGCCGGTGATGGCGAAGCTGGGCTGCCGGGCAACGTCTACTACAACCAGACTCGGACCGCCAACCAGGTCTTCCAAGCACTCGACGGTCCGCAACGCAAGGCAGCGCTGCTGCCCAAAGCCCCGGCGGAAACCTCGGTGAAAGTCCAGGGCGACCACGGCAGCTTCCCCGGTCTGGCCGTTGGCGAACTCTCCTCCGACCAGAAGGAACTGTTCCGCTCGGTGCTCAAGACTCTGCTGGCCCCCTACCGCGAGGAGGACCAAACCGAGGCGATGGCTTTGATCGAAGCCCAGGGCGGTCTGGATCGTCTGCACATCGCGTTCTATGAAACTGGCGACCTCGGCAACGACCGCGAGTGGGACATTTGGCGGATCGAAGGCCCCTCGGCCGTCTTCCATTTCCGCGGCTCGCCCCACGTTCACGCCTACATCAACGTTGCCAAGAACGCCTGA
- a CDS encoding NHL domain-containing protein: MFLLNAGLLTGVLWLSPLVSWAQAEKPPETVMTTLVGTGEAGNDSSAQAVPARSARLNQPFDCRYDAVGNLVFSDTANHQLKRWNQANDTVEVIAGTGRKGFSGDGGPARAAELDEPYGVAPAPDGSIYFVDRLNRRVRKIDGATGIITTVAGTGRPETSGDGGPANRAGLVEPNGLALDPKAEDLLIADVQACRIRVVDLNTGVISTFAGTGRKARDGDGGPAQQASILGARAVRVAPDGTVYILEREGNSLRAVDPRDGIITTVAGNGRKGYSGDGGPALEATFNGPKELDVSPEGLVAIVDTENQAIRLYNPKTRVVTTLAGNGQRGREGDGVPATAARLDRPHGIAFGPGGVIAISDTNNHRIRLVKSVPVGSNSP, from the coding sequence GTGTTCCTCCTGAACGCGGGTCTGCTAACGGGCGTCTTGTGGCTGTCGCCGCTCGTCTCGTGGGCCCAGGCTGAGAAGCCCCCCGAGACGGTGATGACCACCCTGGTCGGCACCGGCGAGGCGGGCAACGATTCCTCCGCCCAGGCGGTCCCGGCCCGCTCGGCCCGTCTGAATCAGCCGTTCGATTGCCGCTACGACGCCGTGGGCAACCTGGTCTTCTCCGATACGGCCAATCATCAGCTCAAGCGTTGGAATCAGGCGAACGACACGGTGGAGGTAATTGCTGGCACTGGTCGAAAAGGGTTCTCGGGCGACGGCGGCCCCGCCCGCGCCGCGGAACTCGACGAACCTTATGGCGTGGCTCCCGCGCCCGATGGTTCGATCTATTTTGTCGATCGCCTCAATCGCCGGGTTCGCAAAATCGACGGCGCGACTGGGATCATCACGACCGTGGCGGGCACCGGACGCCCCGAAACCAGCGGCGACGGTGGCCCCGCCAACCGCGCTGGTCTGGTCGAACCCAACGGCCTAGCGCTCGATCCCAAGGCCGAAGACTTGTTGATTGCCGACGTTCAGGCGTGCCGAATCCGGGTCGTCGATCTCAACACTGGCGTGATCTCGACCTTCGCGGGAACCGGGCGTAAGGCCCGCGACGGCGACGGCGGACCGGCCCAACAGGCTTCGATCCTGGGCGCGCGAGCGGTGCGGGTGGCCCCCGACGGAACGGTGTACATCCTCGAACGCGAGGGAAACAGCTTGAGGGCGGTCGATCCCCGCGACGGGATCATCACGACCGTGGCGGGCAACGGACGCAAGGGATACTCCGGCGACGGCGGACCCGCTCTGGAGGCGACCTTCAACGGACCCAAGGAGCTCGACGTGTCCCCCGAGGGTCTGGTGGCGATCGTGGACACCGAAAACCAGGCGATCCGGCTCTACAATCCGAAGACCCGCGTTGTGACCACCCTGGCGGGCAACGGTCAACGTGGCCGCGAGGGTGACGGCGTCCCGGCGACGGCCGCGCGGCTAGACCGTCCCCACGGCATAGCGTTTGGTCCCGGCGGAGTGATCGCCATTAGCGACACCAACAACCACCGAATTCGTTTGGTCAAGTCGGTCCCGGTCGGGAGCAATTCTCCTTGA
- a CDS encoding class I SAM-dependent methyltransferase, giving the protein MNLSFWLQHPRLIGPRLLMWAREVIDPDRPWLCPGTIRFCQRALVGSQLGIEFGGGRSTLWLAGLTQRLITIEHDQEWHRWIEWALRRRGMELEPRRVDLRWVPLDHPLEEPERPEYDPIPRYVAQADTVEDSTLDFALIDGHYRTQCVRRILPKLRPGGLLIVDDVNLWPSLENLPVPSSWTIADDSSNGLKRCVIWRVV; this is encoded by the coding sequence TTGAACTTGTCATTTTGGCTTCAACATCCCCGCCTGATTGGTCCACGATTGCTCATGTGGGCCCGCGAGGTGATCGACCCGGATCGCCCCTGGCTCTGTCCCGGCACGATCCGGTTTTGCCAGCGCGCCCTGGTAGGGTCCCAGCTGGGGATCGAGTTTGGCGGCGGACGCTCCACCCTGTGGCTGGCCGGTCTGACTCAACGTCTCATCACCATTGAACACGACCAGGAATGGCACCGCTGGATCGAATGGGCGCTTCGACGTCGCGGCATGGAGCTGGAACCGCGACGGGTCGATCTCCGCTGGGTACCGCTGGATCACCCGCTCGAGGAGCCAGAGCGTCCCGAGTACGACCCGATTCCCCGTTATGTCGCCCAGGCCGACACTGTGGAGGACAGCACGCTGGATTTCGCCCTGATCGACGGCCACTATCGCACCCAGTGCGTGCGGCGGATTCTTCCCAAGCTGCGTCCCGGCGGTTTGCTGATCGTCGATGACGTCAACCTCTGGCCCTCTCTTGAAAACCTGCCGGTTCCTTCCTCCTGGACCATCGCCGACGATTCCTCCAACGGTCTGAAACGCTGCGTGATCTGGCGCGTGGTTTGA